From the Brevibacillus choshinensis genome, one window contains:
- a CDS encoding beta-propeller fold lactonase family protein — MFSKLQQLPQTPVAVAFTPNSVLNLSQPQTVAPACVMINGTRFSTCTDVGWFNSNRYLATLNFAAETLHVYAFHPQDHSLTLVQTWSNQDGMQMQWPEKMAFSKDGRYLAISNIKGHLPSLNLYSIDSQTHLINPVPFKVIEHSHANHGVRFTPNGQYLVSSTIDDEGLILIYKLEREPNGTLDVTLSQVVQNPYLPLKPKSVNFSSDGSLMVVCYSPNADRIYQHSGALVIYAFDNETGTIRPQPLCERIGLPELQYPDDACFSHDEESSILIVPTQGDHSILFYPFDKRTSQIDPQFFAFTNPEAQLSFPHGVSLSSDDNYLAVSNYGDDKVTVYSMKQAIQSE; from the coding sequence ATGTTTTCAAAACTCCAGCAGTTGCCACAGACTCCCGTAGCCGTGGCTTTCACTCCCAATTCCGTACTGAATCTCAGTCAACCACAGACTGTTGCACCCGCTTGCGTCATGATAAACGGGACACGTTTTTCTACATGCACAGATGTTGGATGGTTCAACAGCAACCGGTACCTGGCTACGTTGAATTTTGCGGCGGAAACCCTTCATGTCTATGCATTTCATCCGCAAGATCACTCACTTACTCTTGTGCAAACATGGAGCAACCAAGATGGCATGCAAATGCAATGGCCAGAGAAAATGGCATTCTCAAAAGACGGTCGCTATCTTGCCATTTCGAATATCAAAGGCCATTTGCCTTCACTCAATTTGTACAGCATTGATTCTCAAACGCACTTGATTAATCCCGTTCCTTTCAAAGTGATCGAACACTCCCATGCTAACCATGGTGTGCGGTTTACGCCGAATGGTCAATACTTGGTTAGCAGTACGATAGATGACGAAGGCCTGATTCTTATCTACAAGCTTGAGCGTGAGCCAAATGGCACTCTCGACGTCACGCTTTCACAGGTTGTGCAAAACCCCTACTTACCCTTGAAACCGAAATCGGTTAACTTTTCCAGTGACGGCTCACTCATGGTTGTTTGTTACTCTCCCAATGCGGATCGAATTTATCAACACAGTGGTGCGTTGGTTATATATGCCTTTGACAACGAAACGGGGACCATTCGTCCGCAACCTCTGTGTGAACGGATCGGATTGCCAGAATTGCAATATCCGGACGATGCATGTTTTTCTCATGATGAAGAGTCCAGCATTCTTATTGTTCCGACTCAGGGAGACCATTCGATTCTTTTTTATCCTTTTGATAAAAGGACCAGCCAGATAGATCCTCAATTCTTTGCCTTTACCAATCCGGAAGCTCAACTTAGCTTTCCGCATGGTGTTTCGCTTTCCTCTGACGACAATTATCTCGCCGTTTCCAATTATGGAGACGATAAAGTTACGGTTTATTCCATGAAACAGGCGATACAAAGCGAATAA
- the gmd gene encoding GDP-mannose 4,6-dehydratase, with amino-acid sequence MKTAFLTGITGQDGAYLAKFLLEKGYRVVGLVPRRSTLDRWRLEYLNIADEVEYMDGDILDLSSLTRGIKKSKPDEVYHLAAQSFVGSSWEQPILTAQSTGMGVLYALEAIRETDPNIKMYQASSSELYGLIQESRQSEETPFYPRSPYAVSKLFGYWMTKNYRESFQMYSCNGILFNHESPLRGLEFVTRKVTHAVARIATNLQKELRLGNIQAKRDWGFAGDYVEAMWLMLQQSKPDDFVIATGKTSTVEEMCKIAFDYVGLNYQDYVVIDPEFYRPAEVDILLGNPEKAKQELGWTPKTKLEQLIHMMVEADLQRVAKTP; translated from the coding sequence ATGAAAACAGCTTTCCTAACCGGAATCACCGGCCAAGACGGTGCCTATCTGGCAAAATTCCTGCTGGAAAAAGGCTACCGGGTGGTGGGGCTGGTTCCTCGTCGTAGCACTCTGGATCGCTGGAGATTGGAGTACTTGAATATTGCGGATGAAGTGGAATACATGGATGGAGATATTCTGGATCTCTCGTCACTAACCAGGGGGATCAAAAAATCGAAGCCGGATGAAGTATACCATTTGGCAGCTCAAAGCTTCGTGGGTTCTTCGTGGGAGCAGCCGATCCTGACGGCACAGTCTACAGGGATGGGTGTTTTGTACGCACTGGAGGCCATTCGCGAAACCGACCCAAACATTAAAATGTACCAGGCGTCGTCGAGTGAACTGTACGGCCTGATCCAGGAGTCGCGGCAGTCCGAGGAGACGCCTTTTTATCCGAGGAGTCCGTATGCCGTATCCAAATTGTTTGGTTACTGGATGACGAAAAACTACAGGGAGAGCTTTCAGATGTACAGCTGCAATGGCATTCTGTTCAATCATGAATCTCCTCTGCGCGGACTTGAATTCGTCACACGGAAAGTAACACACGCAGTCGCACGGATCGCAACCAATCTGCAAAAAGAGCTGAGACTGGGCAATATTCAGGCGAAACGTGACTGGGGCTTTGCGGGGGATTACGTAGAAGCGATGTGGCTGATGCTGCAGCAGTCAAAACCAGACGACTTTGTTATCGCCACAGGCAAAACTTCGACGGTCGAGGAGATGTGCAAAATTGCTTTTGACTATGTCGGCCTCAATTACCAGGATTACGTGGTCATCGATCCTGAGTTTTATCGGCCCGCGGAAGTGGACATCCTACTGGGCAATCCTGAAAAGGCGAAGCAGGAGCTGGGCTGGACGCCGAAGACCAAGCTCGAGCAGCTCATTCACATGATGGTCGAGGCAGATTTGCAGCGTGTGGCAAAGACTCCATGA
- a CDS encoding class I SAM-dependent methyltransferase, translating into MEPYINVKTSVFDLPGYTEITKARLDHLASMNLTLAGKSVIDVGCGTGRLTEFLIGQGASVFGVDGREDNIQQMRLFYSNVEVEVVDLETDDLLKYGPFDIVFYYGILYRLSDPLHFIKNAEKLCSDMILIETCITDALEPLCKIEIEDGTNNSQSIHHAGSRTSPAYVIFCLKKAGFPYVYPPVEKPAHPDFLHEKKYDYASYNNGRLIREIFVASRNLLNNDRLVLVG; encoded by the coding sequence GTGGAACCATATATCAATGTGAAGACTAGTGTCTTCGACTTACCTGGGTATACTGAAATCACGAAAGCAAGGCTTGACCACCTGGCTTCCATGAATCTTACGTTAGCTGGAAAATCAGTCATCGATGTAGGCTGTGGAACTGGGCGTTTGACGGAGTTTCTCATAGGCCAAGGAGCAAGCGTTTTTGGCGTGGACGGAAGGGAAGACAACATACAGCAGATGCGACTTTTCTATTCAAACGTAGAGGTAGAAGTTGTGGATTTGGAAACCGATGATCTGTTAAAGTACGGTCCGTTTGACATCGTGTTTTATTATGGGATTTTGTATCGTCTTTCAGATCCATTGCATTTTATAAAGAACGCTGAAAAATTGTGCAGCGACATGATATTGATTGAAACATGCATTACCGATGCATTGGAACCGCTATGTAAAATCGAGATCGAAGACGGTACGAACAATTCCCAATCTATTCATCATGCCGGTTCCCGTACGAGTCCAGCCTACGTCATATTTTGTTTGAAAAAAGCGGGTTTTCCATATGTTTATCCACCTGTAGAAAAGCCTGCTCATCCTGATTTTCTTCACGAAAAAAAATATGATTATGCGTCCTACAACAATGGACGGCTTATCCGTGAAATTTTTGTCGCCTCTAGAAATCTATTGAATAATGACCGGCTTGTGCTGGTCGGATAA
- a CDS encoding glycosyltransferase family 61 protein — translation MGWPQLVKPRPHYIVAMPMGRVWGENGAVISPDNKLIWDASHEIMTKPHEHSLFSQQKLPPVTFIPENLAVLTHMEGYSYYFWMFDVLARIELLRRNDIQIDRYVFTSMTRAFQEETLLRLGVTCEKQIICDNHTHIQGLELIVTPLVADTGMTPKWVCEFLREEFLEKPGIKPSRDFKRIYVSRGDAKRRQVKNEQDVMDYLKRYGFDCVLLDGLSVAEQAQIFFSAEVVIAPHGAALTNLVFSKPGTKVIELFSPLWLRHTYCIISQHFDLDYSRLIGIGHGSSVILSSPLSDIQIALEADITVNIGQLAKQLRAAGVH, via the coding sequence ATGGGGTGGCCCCAGCTGGTTAAACCGCGACCACATTATATCGTCGCGATGCCTATGGGCAGGGTCTGGGGGGAAAATGGTGCGGTCATTAGCCCCGACAACAAATTGATCTGGGATGCTTCCCATGAAATCATGACGAAACCTCATGAACATTCCCTCTTCTCACAGCAAAAATTGCCTCCTGTCACCTTCATTCCAGAAAATTTGGCGGTACTCACCCATATGGAAGGATACAGTTATTATTTTTGGATGTTTGATGTTTTGGCACGAATTGAGTTACTTCGCCGCAATGACATACAAATAGACAGGTATGTCTTCACATCGATGACACGTGCGTTTCAGGAAGAGACGTTACTGAGGCTGGGTGTCACATGTGAAAAACAAATCATTTGCGACAATCATACCCATATTCAAGGACTTGAACTGATTGTCACTCCTTTGGTGGCCGATACGGGAATGACACCGAAATGGGTCTGTGAATTCCTCAGGGAAGAGTTCTTGGAAAAGCCGGGGATAAAGCCATCACGGGATTTCAAACGGATTTACGTAAGCCGTGGCGATGCAAAACGAAGACAGGTAAAAAATGAGCAAGATGTAATGGATTATTTGAAAAGATATGGATTCGATTGTGTGCTCTTGGATGGATTATCGGTAGCTGAACAGGCACAAATCTTTTTTTCGGCGGAAGTGGTCATCGCTCCCCACGGAGCAGCCCTTACGAACCTCGTCTTTAGCAAACCAGGCACGAAGGTCATCGAACTGTTTTCCCCGCTTTGGCTGCGCCACACTTACTGTATCATCAGTCAACACTTCGACCTGGATTATTCCCGACTAATAGGAATTGGACACGGGTCATCTGTCATTTTGTCCTCCCCCTTATCTGATATTCAAATCGCATTGGAAGCCGACATCACTGTCAACATTGGTCAATTAGCAAAGCAGCTGAGGGCTGCGGGCGTTCATTAA